Part of the Leptospiraceae bacterium genome is shown below.
AGTTATACCTTTGTCGAATACAAGGAAAAAGGTGAAACCAGTTTTACTAATTACAATCCCGAAGTGCATCCAGCAGAAAAAGAACTTTCTGATTTAGACAATGTAAATGCTATCGGCAAATCATTATTTACCGAAACGAAACGTGACTTCAAACATTTTGTTATTGAAGGATCTCATTCTGCAAGTTACGAATTTTATGAATACTGTTCTAAAAATAATGGAACCTGCAAAATCCCAGAAGGATATTATATGGTAATGGGAGATAATCGAGATGATTCCAGTGATTCTCGGTTTTGGGGACTCGTCAAAAGAGAGGATATTCTTGGTAAGGCTCTGATTATTTATTTTTCTATCAATTGGAAAGACAATACTTGTATGTACAAGAGTAGTATGGAAAACATAGAGTCCGATCCATACCACGAAGAAAAATATGAAAATGAAGACCTTTTCAAAAACTGTCATCCTTCCGAAATAGATCGTTCTATGATGAATGAAAGTCTTGTTGGTTGGTTAGATAGAACTTTACGATATAGAATTTGGCGAATGGATATTCGTTGGAAGAGAATTGGTCGTATTTTAGAGTGAACCTCTGGGAACTTTCTAGCCTTGGAATGGAGTTTGCGTTTATATTCGTAGGCTCTGTTCTCTTAGGAAATTATTTAGATAATAAATTTGAATCATCTCCTTGGGGTTTACTAGCATTAGCCGTTATAGGTTTTTCTTTCTCCATTTATTATATAATACATCGAGCTAATAAATTAAATTCTGATAACGAGAATAATATCAAAAAATGAACGATTCTAAATTGAGAGTAATCAAAATTAATCAATCAAACGTTGAACTTGTATTTCCTTTGTTTGCAAAATACAGAAAGTTCTATGAAGTAGAGTCTCATCCAATAAACGAACAAGAATTTTTAAAACGTAGAATCGAAAAGAATGAATCTAAAATATTCATCGTACAAAGTGGAGAGGAATCGATTGGTTTTACACAACTTTATCCTTCTTTTTCTTCTTTATCTTTAAAATCAGTTTGGATTTTAAATGATTTGTATGTCGAAGAACAATACCGAAAACAAGGTGTTGGTAAAATGTTATTAGATGCTGCAAAAAATTTTGCCATTCAGACAAAAAGTAAGGGACTTACTTTGACCACAGGAATTGAAAATACGGTTGCACAAAGTCTGTATGAAAAATATGGTTTTATTCGGAACGATCATTTTTACGAATATTTTCTATTTTTCTAAATCTTTAAGGAGGCACTATGAGTCTAGAGGACAACAAACAAATCGTACGCAATTATTTTGAACTCATCAATAAAAAAGAAAATCAAAAAGCATTCGAATTACTCAGTGAAGACTTGAACTGGTGGATTATCGGCAAAGCAAAAGTATCCGGTGTGAAAGATAAACGCCTCATCACTGTTGGATTTAAAATGATTCAACGTGCATTTGAGTCATTTCAATTTATACTTTATGAATTTACAGCAGAAGAAAACCGCGTAGCAGTCACTGCTGAGTCTAAGGGCAAACATTCCAGTGGTAAAGATTATAATAATCACTACCATTTTCTATTTACAATTGAAAATGGGAAAATTGCAAAGGTAAAAGAATACTTAGATACGGAACATGCAATATGGATTGAAAATGGTTAAGGTATACGATTGTTTATCATTGGTAGTTTGTATTCAAAAAAAAATAGACCCAGAGGTATATTAAAAGTATCCGCTTTTATTCTGTTTATCCTATTTGGTATTATATTTGATCTAAATGCTCAGGAAGTCAAAAAAGCAAATACATTGGAGGTTATTGGAACCTCCAAAGAAAATGAAGTGGGTAAAACCAAATCAGTAAAATCGGATCCTACTGGATTTACTGAAGTAATTGACGCGGAAAAATTTCGTGGAAAATACACTTCTCTCACTGATGTATTGGAAAGAGAAGCTGGAGTGCGCGTACGTCGATTTGGTGGGCTTGGTTCTTATTCTACTCTTTCTATTCGCGGGTCAAATGCAAATCAAGTCCGCATTTACGTTGACGGTGTTCCTTTGAATAACGCACAAGGTGGAGAAATAAATCTTTCCGATTTATCCTTTGATAATCTAGAAAAAATAGAAATTTATAAATCAGGATCATCACCCGGGTTCAGTGGATCAGCGATAGGCGGAACAGTAAATTTGGTAACAAGTAAAAGTTCACGCAAACCTTCTACGCGGTTTTTAGTCTCTGGCGGAAGTTTAAATACTTATAAAATAAGTGCAAGCCATAATGGAAGTGTGAATAATGTTCGTTATTCTCTATTTACTCAAAATGAAAAATCAGATCAAAATTTTATATTTCGTAGTAATAACGGAACTTTTTTTAATTCTTTTGATAATTTTGATGATAGAAGAAGAAATGCGCAATTTAATCGCTATAATTTTACTGGAAATTTGTCATTTGATGTTGGGCAAACAGTAATTACCTTCTTAAATGATTTTAACTATAGACAAAATGGAATCCCCGGACCAGGCAATAACCAAACTAAAAAAGTTGAACGAGAGTATATTCGTAATACAAGTTCTCTTGGAACCAACACAAAATCCTTTTTATTTACAAACTTAAATTTTGATACTCGTGTTTTTTATACAGGCGTTAGAGATCACTTATTCGATCCACTTTCTGAATTTTCTTCTGGGACACCAAATTCAAAGGCAGATATTCAAAATTACGGTTTACATCTGTTACCTTCATTGTATCTTCTTAATTCAAACCAAATACTAAGATTCTTTGTCGCTTTTGAGAGAGAGACATTTAAAAGAGATAGACGAAATCGGTTTGATGAAATAGTAGATAGGTCAACTCGAAAATTTCGTTACCATACTACTTGGCAAATTCAAGATGAAATTAGACTCTTAGATAAACGTTTGATCTTAACCCCAACTATTCAACAGGAACTTTATATAGATAGGTTCAATTCAAAAGATGAGTTTTTTAGAAACACACAAAATGAGCCAAATAAAAAAACAACTCAATATACAAACTACAGAATGGGGTTACTCGGCATACTCTACAAGAATACGGAAAATACATTTAGTTTTAAAGCAAATATTGCAAGGGAAAGAAGGATTCCTGATTTTCTAGAATTATTTGGAGAAAGAGGATCTGTAATTGGAAATCTTTCTCTGAAGCCGGAACGTAGTGTAAACATGGACGCAGGTTTTATTTATGATACAGCAAAAAAAAATATAAAGTTCACAACTTCCATCGCCTATTTTCAAAAAAATATTACAGATATGATTTTATTTGTTCCTAATTCTCAGTTTAGCTTACGACCGGAAAATATTGATTCTGCGAGTATTAAAGGAGTTGAGTTAGCTCAGAATTTAACTCTATTCGGAAATTGGAAATTGGAATCTAATTACACCTATCAAAAAGCCATCAATACTTCTGATGTAAGTTATTTAAAGGGAAAGTACCTTCCGCTTCGTCCTCTCCATGAGTGGCATGGAAGCATTAGCCGCCGTTTTGATGCATTTGAGTTAGGTCTAGAAAATATTTTTATCGGAGCAGTTTTTAAAGACCGCGCCAATGAATACCAAAACTACCAAGAGGCTCGTTGGCTTCACAATCTATTTTTTACTTACTACTTTAAGCGATCTACTGAAGAGGATAATCGAGAGTTGCTTGTTTCCTTTGAAGTAAAAAATATTACTGACAAACGAGCTGAGGATATTATCGGGTATCCACTTCCTGGTAGAATTTGGTATGGGACTTTGAGTGGTAAATTTTAACTATGTACTATATATTTCTCCTATCGGCTTATCTAGATTAGTACGTTTAGCATAAAGAAATTTCATATGGTGATCAAAATGAGAGTTTGCTTTTTTGATAATCACTTCAAGAGTTAATGGTCCCGCCTGTGAATGAATCCCAGTTCGTTTTAAATCGCCTTCCGAAATGTTTTGTAAAATGGAAGAGATATATTCTCTATTTGCCGTAAATAGACGAACTACGGCTGGAACATTTTCTGGCTTGTAAGAAAGATTTTCCTTCCATTTATTTTCATCAAATGCGAGAAGAGTCGGATTGTCTTCTGCGATAACACGTTTGATTCGGTCACTAAACACTAAATCACAATCTGCGATATGAAGAATAACTTCTGCCAAACTCCAAAGACCGGGGCCGGGAGTTGCGAGTAAGTCTTCTTTTGTTAAACCTGTGCTGGCATAACCTAATACGTGCGTTACTTTTGTGTAAGCTTTAATTAATTCTTCTTTCATTGTATTTTTCCTGTTAGTTTTTCTGATGTATATAAATTAGATATATTTTTTATTTTTTCTAATTCGTCAACGGATAATCCAGAATTAGCCGCTATTTCATACTCTTTTTGTAATGAAGTATCAAAAATTCCGGGATCGTCACTGGAAATAGTTACTCGTAAATTATGATCTACAAATCTTCGAATTGGATGCTGTTTCCAATCAGGAATCATACCTATAAGTATATTCGAAGTTGGGCAACATTCAATTACAGATTTGGATTCGTCTCGAATCAAAGTCATTGTAAATTCCTGAAATGTATTTAGTTCATCAATGTATTTTTTATTAATTGTGAATAGAATTTTTTCCTCTGGGTTTTTATGAATAAGTAATTCTAATTCCTGTTTCAATTTTGAATAATCACTCGTAACCCCAAAAGGTTTTAATTTTTCATAATTTTGAATTTCGAATTTAATTTGCTCGATTCTTTCTTTTGCTGTTTCGTAAATATTTTTATTTGCAAAAGTTTCCGGATTAATTCCAAGTGCAATACAATGTCCAAGTCTATGCGCACCCCAAATAGCAGATTCGCCTACCCAACGAACTGCCGACTTAGGAGTCTTATCCGCATAACTTTCTCCAACATGGTATAAAATCGAAAGTGCTAAATGGGGATTTTTTTCATTATCCTCTAAAACTTTTTCAAAAAAAAATTTTTTATCACAAGGTGGAAATCCTTCTTCAATAAAGCAAAAATCAATTCCGACTAAATATTTCCTGACTAAATCACTTTCTGCAAGTAATTCCTTTAACCATTTGTATTGTTCTTGAAAATTTCCGTCGCGATGAAGGGAGAGGATTGTTTTCGCTTGGATTTTACTCTGAGAAGCTAATTCACCTAATCGCAAACCTTCGCAAGCTGCTAGTGTTTTTGAAAAATAAATTTCTTTAGTTGCGTTAGGTGCATACATGATTCTATACTCAGCAAATTCTACACCCTGTGTTGCGTGTTCTAATACGACTTCTTTTGCAACAAATTTAATTTCTTCTTCATCAAATTTACTTAGTGCAATAATTAAATTAAATTTGGATTGAAACTCTATAAAAGGAGCAGGTTTATTAAAAAAGTATAAGTCCTGAAAACGGGATAAATCACTATAATCCCGAAAAAAGTTTTCAGTTCTAAACACTTTTCCATATAGTTTTTCATAAAGATCAGTGAATAAATTCCATCTGGGCTTTGGATTTCTTTTCCCAATTTCGAAAAGAGTTTCTGCTGTTAGCGATCCGTAAAGATGATTGTGCAAATCCAATAGTCCCATAATTTTACTGATAGAAAAACTTTACTATACGTAAAGCCTTATTTTATTTTTATTCACAAAGGTGATACTTGTAGGAAAGATGACGAATGGGAGAGGCTAAAGATGAATTTCAATTTTTCTCAATATAAAATAGGACTAGTTTTGATAACTCAAATTTTGGGTCGTCAACGAAATAATCCTAATGACGAAGAGAGACAAAGAGTAGTTGCAGTTCCGAATTTTTTCTCGGACGTGGAGTAATTTTGCTAAAAATATTTAAATCCAAACTCAATAAACATATTTTAGAACTTTCGTTACCTGTATTTTTTGGAATGTTAAGTCACACACTGATTCAAGTCAGTGACACTCTTATGGTAGGGAAACTTGGATCAGAAGCAATCGCGTCAGCTGGCCTAGGTGGAGTTGCATACTTTACGATACTTTCTTTTTTGATGAATGGATCGATCGGTGTACAAATATTAACAGCAAGAAGGTTTGGTGAAGGCAATGAAATTGAGATTGGGAAAATAGGTGTTTCTGTATTATACTTTTCTTTTTTAGCAGGAGCAATATTATCTTTATTAGGATTTTATTTATCTGGTTGGGTAATTGCATTTGTATCTGATGATCCTACTATCATAGTAAAGGCATCTTCCTATCTCGCCTATCGTTTTTTAGGAACAGTATTTTTCTTTCCTGTATTTGCATTACGTGGATTTATGGACGGGTTGGGTTATACTTACGTTGGGATGATAGCGGCATTCAGTTCTACTTTTTCCAATATTTTTATGAACTGGGTTTTGATTTACGGTAACTTAGGATTTCCCGCATTAGGTGTAGATGGAGCGGCTATTGCATCTGCGCTTTCTGGACTTCCCGCTGTATTAATTTTGCTTATTTTTCTATTTAAAAAAAATATTCGTTATTATTTAAAGAAATCTAATTTTCAATTTGATTTATCTATTTTAAGAACTGCGAATTC
Proteins encoded:
- the lepB gene encoding signal peptidase I → MNQKSKDSEKQTSPEPQSFLASLGSLVFIIVLVFGFKSSILDANNIPSGSMIPTLKIGDFLFVNKMRYSVRMPFTEKEIIRFDDPKRGDIVTFDPPNRNKIRALLADLGLSPELAAYIRPAIEENYIESNTSPRYFGLGNMFSKRFVKRVVGLPGDTMKLRQKQLKSTRGDIVSYTFVEYKEKGETSFTNYNPEVHPAEKELSDLDNVNAIGKSLFTETKRDFKHFVIEGSHSASYEFYEYCSKNNGTCKIPEGYYMVMGDNRDDSSDSRFWGLVKREDILGKALIIYFSINWKDNTCMYKSSMENIESDPYHEEKYENEDLFKNCHPSEIDRSMMNESLVGWLDRTLRYRIWRMDIRWKRIGRILE
- a CDS encoding DinB family protein, translated to MKEELIKAYTKVTHVLGYASTGLTKEDLLATPGPGLWSLAEVILHIADCDLVFSDRIKRVIAEDNPTLLAFDENKWKENLSYKPENVPAVVRLFTANREYISSILQNISEGDLKRTGIHSQAGPLTLEVIIKKANSHFDHHMKFLYAKRTNLDKPIGEIYST
- a CDS encoding adenosine deaminase, producing the protein MGLLDLHNHLYGSLTAETLFEIGKRNPKPRWNLFTDLYEKLYGKVFRTENFFRDYSDLSRFQDLYFFNKPAPFIEFQSKFNLIIALSKFDEEEIKFVAKEVVLEHATQGVEFAEYRIMYAPNATKEIYFSKTLAACEGLRLGELASQSKIQAKTILSLHRDGNFQEQYKWLKELLAESDLVRKYLVGIDFCFIEEGFPPCDKKFFFEKVLEDNEKNPHLALSILYHVGESYADKTPKSAVRWVGESAIWGAHRLGHCIALGINPETFANKNIYETAKERIEQIKFEIQNYEKLKPFGVTSDYSKLKQELELLIHKNPEEKILFTINKKYIDELNTFQEFTMTLIRDESKSVIECCPTSNILIGMIPDWKQHPIRRFVDHNLRVTISSDDPGIFDTSLQKEYEIAANSGLSVDELEKIKNISNLYTSEKLTGKIQ
- a CDS encoding TonB-dependent receptor, translating into MFDLNAQEVKKANTLEVIGTSKENEVGKTKSVKSDPTGFTEVIDAEKFRGKYTSLTDVLEREAGVRVRRFGGLGSYSTLSIRGSNANQVRIYVDGVPLNNAQGGEINLSDLSFDNLEKIEIYKSGSSPGFSGSAIGGTVNLVTSKSSRKPSTRFLVSGGSLNTYKISASHNGSVNNVRYSLFTQNEKSDQNFIFRSNNGTFFNSFDNFDDRRRNAQFNRYNFTGNLSFDVGQTVITFLNDFNYRQNGIPGPGNNQTKKVEREYIRNTSSLGTNTKSFLFTNLNFDTRVFYTGVRDHLFDPLSEFSSGTPNSKADIQNYGLHLLPSLYLLNSNQILRFFVAFERETFKRDRRNRFDEIVDRSTRKFRYHTTWQIQDEIRLLDKRLILTPTIQQELYIDRFNSKDEFFRNTQNEPNKKTTQYTNYRMGLLGILYKNTENTFSFKANIARERRIPDFLELFGERGSVIGNLSLKPERSVNMDAGFIYDTAKKNIKFTTSIAYFQKNITDMILFVPNSQFSLRPENIDSASIKGVELAQNLTLFGNWKLESNYTYQKAINTSDVSYLKGKYLPLRPLHEWHGSISRRFDAFELGLENIFIGAVFKDRANEYQNYQEARWLHNLFFTYYFKRSTEEDNRELLVSFEVKNITDKRAEDIIGYPLPGRIWYGTLSGKF
- a CDS encoding nuclear transport factor 2 family protein, which codes for MSLEDNKQIVRNYFELINKKENQKAFELLSEDLNWWIIGKAKVSGVKDKRLITVGFKMIQRAFESFQFILYEFTAEENRVAVTAESKGKHSSGKDYNNHYHFLFTIENGKIAKVKEYLDTEHAIWIENG
- a CDS encoding AtpZ/AtpI family protein, encoding MEFAFIFVGSVLLGNYLDNKFESSPWGLLALAVIGFSFSIYYIIHRANKLNSDNENNIKK
- a CDS encoding GNAT family N-acetyltransferase, producing MNDSKLRVIKINQSNVELVFPLFAKYRKFYEVESHPINEQEFLKRRIEKNESKIFIVQSGEESIGFTQLYPSFSSLSLKSVWILNDLYVEEQYRKQGVGKMLLDAAKNFAIQTKSKGLTLTTGIENTVAQSLYEKYGFIRNDHFYEYFLFF
- a CDS encoding MATE family efflux transporter: MLSHTLIQVSDTLMVGKLGSEAIASAGLGGVAYFTILSFLMNGSIGVQILTARRFGEGNEIEIGKIGVSVLYFSFLAGAILSLLGFYLSGWVIAFVSDDPTIIVKASSYLAYRFLGTVFFFPVFALRGFMDGLGYTYVGMIAAFSSTFSNIFMNWVLIYGNLGFPALGVDGAAIASALSGLPAVLILLIFLFKKNIRYYLKKSNFQFDLSILRTANSIGLPSAIDGSLTNIAFMIFNKFAGLIGLNALAAFQIIISIISLSFMPGFAFGVAATTILGKGMGAGKFQLAKLGTFRSASFSGILMGIMGILFIVFGKEIIGLFSNESAVIKETYPALVVIALVQVGDAYHMVFGSALRSAGLVFWVLKMYAFISYVIMLPTAYFLGIYLGLGSTGLWSAISLWIVFLSAVFVWKFNQGDWKTHKI